The Methylobacterium durans nucleotide sequence GGCTCCGCCCGGGCGGAGCCGGACGCGTTTCAGAGGCTGCCGAGGCGCGTGGTGATGGCTTTGGTCTCGAGGTAGTTTGAGAGCACGGCCTGTCCCATCTCGCGGCCCCAGCCGGACTGCTTGTAGCCGCCGAACGGCAGGGCGGCGTCGAAGACGTGGTAGCAGTTCACCCAGACGGTGCCGGCGCGCAGCCGATGTGCGACCTGCTGGGCGCGGCCCGTATCCCTGCCCCAGACGCCGGCCGCGAGGCCGTAGACCGAGTTGTTCGCCTCCGCGATCAGCGCGTCGTCGACCTCGTCGTAAGGGGTTGCCACCAGGACCGGCCCGAAGATCTCCTCGCGCACCACCTTCATGTTCGGGTTGGTGTCGGTGAGGATCGTCGGCGGCACGAAGTAGCCCTTGCCGGAAGGAACCGCGTTGCCGCAGGAGACGGTCCGGGCGCCCTCGGCTCGCCCGGATTCCAGGTAGCCGGTCACGCGCTCGTATTGCACGGAGGAGACGAGCGGTCCCATCTCGGTGTCGACCGCGAGCCCATGGCCGAGACGGATCTTACCGGCCTCGGCCGCGATGCCCTCCACCACTTGGTCGAAGAGCGAGCGGTGCACGAACAGCCGCGAGCCGGCGTTGCAGCACTGTCCGTGATTGAAGAAGATCGCCGCGTTGGCGCCGGGAATGGCCAGCGAGAGGTCGGCGTCCGGCAGGATGATGTTGGGCGACTTGCCGCCGAGCTCCAGCGAGACCCGTTTGAGGTCGTTGGCCGCGGCCCGCACGATGATCTTGCCGACCTCCGTCGAGCCGGTGAAGGCGACCTTGTTGACGTCCGGGTGGGCGGCGAGCGGCGCGCCGGCGGTCTCGCCGAAGCCAGCGATGATGTTGACGACGCCGTCCGGCAGGCCGGCTTCCAGGAGCAGCTCGCCGAGGCGCAGGGCCGACAGCGGTGTTTCCTCGGCCACCTTGAGCACCACGGTGCAGCCGGTGGTGAGCGCCGGCGCGAGCTTCCAGGCCGCCATCAGGAGCGGGAAATTCCACGGGATGATCTGGCCCACCACGCCGATCGGCTCGGGGCGCGTCACGGAGAAGAAGTCGGAGCCGGGGGCAGCGAGCGCCGAGATCGGGATGGTTTTGCCCTCGATCTTGGTCGCCCAGCCGGACATGTAGTGGAACATGTCGGCTGAGAGCGCCACGTCGGCAGCCTTGGCCACGGCCTTCGGCTTGCCGTTGTCGATGGCCTCGAGCGCGGCGAGCTCGTCGGCGTGCTCGAGGATCAGGTCGCCGATCTTGTGCAGCAGGCGTCCGCGGGCGGACGGCGTCATCCTCGGCCAGGGCCCGCTCTCGAAGGCGCGGCGGGCGGCCTTCACGGCGAGGTCGACATCGGCCTTGTCGCCCTCGGCGACCTTGGCGATGATCTCGCCGGTGGCCGGGTCGGTGACGTCGAAGGTCTTGCCGGACTGCGCCGGCACCCACTTGCCGTCGATCAGGAGGAGCCGGTCCTGCGAGAGCCATTCGCGGATCTCCGGCGGAATGTCCGGTGTCGGAGCGGAAACGTCTGCGCGCACGTTCATCGCGCTTCTCCCTATACGTTTCGCGAGTTCAGATCGCTCGCGATAGGAAGTCTATGGCAACCGTTACCCTGCCAGCAATGCATTTCAACTAGATTTGACGGACTCTATATTTCAGGCAACGACGGCCGTGAGGCGCCAGGTGTCCGGGCGCGCTACAGAAGCCGCCATGCTCAGGCAATCAAGCAAGCGACGCGCCGTATCCGCCATGATATAACCCGGCAGACACCGCTGGCAACGCGATGATGTGGCTTTCCTGGCAGCCCACTGCCATCCGGGTCGGCAGTCGGTCGCGCAGGCCCATGGAACGCATCGATGGCACGACTGAGCATCCGGATCGACATCGGACCGGAGAACCGGCTTGGCCCCGGCAAAGTTCAGCTTCTCGAAACGATCGCGGAGCACGGCTCGATCTCGGCCGCAGGACGGGCTCTCGGCATGTCTTATCGCCGCGCCTGGATGCTGGTCGAGGCGATGAACAAGGGCTTCGGCCGACCGGTGGTTGAGGCGCAGATCGGCGGCAAAGCCGGCGGTGGCGCGCGCCTCTCGGCCTTCGGAGCGGACGTGGTGGCCCATTATCGGGCCATCGAACGCGCCGCCGATAAGGCGGCCTCTCCGTTCCTCGCACGGCTGACTCCGACCTTGGCAGACGAGCGCTAGGAGAGTCCGAACGGCATCCGCCCCTTGTCAGCGTCGCGCGTCTTCGACGGGTGGGTATATCTGGAAAGACATAGCGACGGCGAGGCTTCGCGTGATGCACAGCCCTCATCTCAGTGGATCGGTGCTGCGCGCTCGCGGCGGGAGCGGGCCGCCTGAAGCCGAAATGGCAGCTTTAGCGACGATGATGGCCGCGAGACACGATGCCGGCGACGCCGACGAATCCCAGGATTCGCCGAACGCCCTCGCTGTATGTGGGAGGGCGGCCGCGACACGTGGCGAACTTACGCCGCGTGGCGCAAGATCGCGGAGGCCGCCTGCTCAATCACGGCGGCGGCATCGCGGGCAGCCTGACGCTGCTGCCCGGTCTCGTCGGCCAGAGCGAGACCGGGCTGTTCCCGCCTCGATGTGAGCGAGGGCGTCCGGCGAGGCGGCGAAGGATCACAGATCCGGCAGATGGATCGGCGTGACCGCCACATCGATCAGAGGCTTTTGAAGGACGCCGGCGTCTGCGACGATCGCTGATCAAGGTCAGGCGCCGGGGATGTCCGCACGGAACCGGACGCGCCTGGATGCAGGCGCTGCCCTGCACCTGAAAATACGCGAGCATGACACGGCCAAAATAGCGAGAGGGCCGCGATGATGTCAGACGCGACGCCCATCGATCCTGATCCTGAGACGAAGGGCCAGGAGCGGCCTACCTTTCGTTCGCCGCGCCGTCGACGCTGGGGCCACCTCCTCGCCATTATGGGGGTGCTGCTCCTCATCGCTGCCGGGTTCGGGCTGGCTCACGTCTGGTCGCCCCACGCCAACCTGCGCATCACCACAGGTCCGCCAGGAAGCACAGCTCAGCGCTTCATCTCGGCCTTCGCGTCCGTGGCGAAGACCCAGCATCCCCGCATCAACCTGGACCTCGTGCAGGTCGACGACCTCGCGGCGAGCGCCAAGGCGCTGGAAGAGGGCCGCACGGACCTCGCCATCGTGCGCAGCGACGTGGCACCGCCCGCCAACGGCCAGACCATCGTCATCCTGCGCCGGGACGTCGTTGCCTTCATCCTGCCGCCCAAGAGCCATGTCAGTTCGATGGCGAACTTGGCAGGCAAGACGGTCGGCATCCCGGCCGGGCGGCTGCAGGCCTACAATGCCCAGATTCTCGACCTGGTGCTGGGCTACTTCGACGTGCCCGCGAAAGACGTCGGCAGGGTCTTCCTGTCGCTCGACGAGCTGGGTGA carries:
- a CDS encoding winged helix-turn-helix domain-containing protein → MARLSIRIDIGPENRLGPGKVQLLETIAEHGSISAAGRALGMSYRRAWMLVEAMNKGFGRPVVEAQIGGKAGGGARLSAFGADVVAHYRAIERAADKAASPFLARLTPTLADER
- a CDS encoding aldehyde dehydrogenase family protein; amino-acid sequence: MNVRADVSAPTPDIPPEIREWLSQDRLLLIDGKWVPAQSGKTFDVTDPATGEIIAKVAEGDKADVDLAVKAARRAFESGPWPRMTPSARGRLLHKIGDLILEHADELAALEAIDNGKPKAVAKAADVALSADMFHYMSGWATKIEGKTIPISALAAPGSDFFSVTRPEPIGVVGQIIPWNFPLLMAAWKLAPALTTGCTVVLKVAEETPLSALRLGELLLEAGLPDGVVNIIAGFGETAGAPLAAHPDVNKVAFTGSTEVGKIIVRAAANDLKRVSLELGGKSPNIILPDADLSLAIPGANAAIFFNHGQCCNAGSRLFVHRSLFDQVVEGIAAEAGKIRLGHGLAVDTEMGPLVSSVQYERVTGYLESGRAEGARTVSCGNAVPSGKGYFVPPTILTDTNPNMKVVREEIFGPVLVATPYDEVDDALIAEANNSVYGLAAGVWGRDTGRAQQVAHRLRAGTVWVNCYHVFDAALPFGGYKQSGWGREMGQAVLSNYLETKAITTRLGSL